From a single Couchioplanes caeruleus genomic region:
- a CDS encoding helix-turn-helix domain-containing protein: MNPRRSPTIRRRRLGAELRRHRDGAGVTIEVVADRLGCSPSKVSRIETGHTSATPRDVQDMLDIYGVHGTEAEELVQIAKEARQKGWWHPFSTVLTGAYVGLEAAAKSIRAYEQQVVPGLLQTDRYAIAMIRAARPGDTDQEIEQRVRVRMARQALLIQDDPIDLWVVLDEAVVSRPVGGDEVMRDQLVHLARMSELPNVTLQILPFAVGAHAGMDGTFAMLDFPDVEDPDVVFAENATGGLFLEKTDELRKYNSIFETIRATALSPEESRNMIAMLAEEPLWKSRPRVSGSI; encoded by the coding sequence GTGAATCCCCGCCGCAGCCCCACCATCCGCCGCCGCCGCCTCGGTGCTGAACTGCGCAGACATCGAGACGGCGCCGGCGTGACGATCGAAGTCGTCGCCGATCGGCTCGGATGTTCACCGTCCAAGGTGTCCCGGATCGAGACCGGCCACACCAGTGCGACGCCACGCGATGTACAGGACATGTTGGACATTTACGGCGTGCATGGCACAGAAGCCGAAGAATTGGTTCAGATTGCCAAGGAAGCGCGGCAAAAAGGATGGTGGCACCCGTTCAGCACGGTGCTCACCGGCGCCTATGTGGGGCTCGAGGCCGCGGCTAAGTCGATCCGGGCGTACGAGCAGCAGGTGGTGCCCGGACTTCTGCAGACCGACAGGTATGCAATTGCGATGATTCGGGCCGCCCGACCGGGTGACACCGACCAAGAAATAGAGCAGCGGGTACGAGTCCGGATGGCTCGCCAAGCGTTATTGATTCAGGACGATCCGATCGATCTTTGGGTGGTGCTCGATGAGGCGGTGGTGAGCCGGCCGGTCGGCGGCGACGAGGTCATGCGGGACCAATTGGTCCACCTGGCCCGGATGAGCGAGCTGCCGAACGTGACCCTTCAGATCCTGCCGTTCGCGGTGGGCGCTCACGCCGGTATGGACGGCACGTTCGCGATGCTCGACTTTCCCGACGTCGAGGACCCGGACGTGGTGTTCGCGGAGAACGCGACCGGCGGGCTGTTTCTGGAGAAGACCGACGAACTCCGCAAGTACAACTCCATCTTCGAGACCATCCGGGCGACGGCCCTCTCACCGGAGGAGTCCAGGAACATGATCGCAATGCTGGCAGAGGAGCCATTGTGGAAGTCGAGACCAAGGGTTTCCGGATCGATTTGA